The following coding sequences are from one Thamnophis elegans isolate rThaEle1 chromosome 5, rThaEle1.pri, whole genome shotgun sequence window:
- the TMEM53 gene encoding transmembrane protein 53, whose translation MGRRARELGCVVDFPLERSAETYLEKGDKINPPVVVIMLGWAGCKDRYLEKYSAIYQQKGCVVIRYTAPWRHVFFSESLGIKSMQTLATKLLELLFDYKVETKPLLFHVFSNGGFMLYRYIVELLHTQQQFQHLRVVGTVFDSAPGKKNLRGGVRALSVVLASYNMCIKYFLLLSFALLVVTLRIVLYPMTRFIHESHYEAMLNQPSKWPELYLYSKADSVILASDIENMVQARRQHRVLVKMVNFVHSDHVSHLRAYPTSYATHCISFMHSCIESTSH comes from the exons ATGGGGAGGCGGGCAAGAGAGTTGGGCTGCGTGGTGGATTTTCCCTTGGAACGAAGTGCAG aaacTTATTTGGAAAAAGGAGACAAAATAAATCCTCCGGTGGTGGTGATAATGCTTGGATGGGCCGGCTGCAAGGACAGGTATCTAGAGAAATACAGCGCCATCTATCAACAGAAG GGATGTGTAGTGATCCGGTATACAGCGCCATGGAGACATGTGTTCTTTTCAGAATCCTTGGGTATAAAATCCATGCAGACACTGGCTACAAAACTATTGGAGCTTCTTTTTGATTACAAAGTGGAGACGAAGCCTCTACTCTTTCATGTCTTCAGCAATGGCGGGTTCATGCTCTATCGTTACATTGTGGAACTTCTTCACACTCAGCAGCAATTCCAGCATCTGAGGGTAGTGGGAACTGTTTTTGATAGTGCACCTGGCAAGAAGAACTTGAGGGGTGGGGTTCGTGCTCTCTCAGTTGTCTTAGCATCATACAATATGTGCATAAAGTACTTTCTTCTACTGTCATTTGCATTGCTGGTAGTGACATTGCGGATTGTGTTGTATCCTATGACCCGCTTTATACATGAAAGCCATTATGAAGCAATGTTGAACCAACCTTCTAAATGGCCTGAGCTCTATTTGTATTCCAAAGCTGATTCTGTCATTCTAGCAAGTGACATCGAGAACATGGTCCAGGCTCGACGACAGCATCGGGTCCTTGTTAAGATGGTCAACTTTGTACATTCTGATCATGTTAGCCATCTACGAGCATATCCTACCTCCTATGCTACTCACTGCATCTCCTTTATGCACAGTTGCATTGAAAGCACTTCTCACTAG